The DNA window ctacctgaggatgcttccacacaagtttcagctttcctgtctgtttagtttctgagaagaagatttttaaagatttactctatatattcctatgtaaaacttacaccccccccccattgtggccccaccctacatccgggggtcatgattttcacaactttgaatctacactacctgaggatgcttccacacaagtttcatctttcctggctgtttagtttctgagaagaagatttttaaagatttactctatatattcctatgtaaaacttcgacccccccaatgtggccccaccccacatacgggggtcatgattttcacaactttgaatctacactgcctgaggatgcttccacacaagtttcagctttcctggctgtttagtttctgagaagaagatttttaaagatttactctatatattcctatgtaaaacttacacccccctcccccattgtggccccaccctaccccccagggtcatgaatttcacaactttgaatctacactacctgaggatgcttccacacaagtttcagctttcctggctattaagtttctgagaagaagattttctgagaagaagatttttaaagatttactctatatattcctatgtaaaacttacaccccccccccattgtggccccaccctaccctcatgggtcatgaatttcacaactttgaatctacactacctgaggatgcttccacacaagtttcagctttcctggctgattagtttctgagaagaagatttttaaagattaactctatatattcctatgtaaaacttcgaccccccattgtggccccatcctacatccgggggtcatgaatttcacaactttgaatctacactacctgaggatgcttccacacaagtttcagctttcctggctttctggttcttgagaagaagatttttgaaaatttctcaaaatttttcattaatttctaattatctccccttgaaaatgggtgtggcccttaattttcacaactttgaatcccctttgactaaggatgatttgtgccaagttttgttgaaattggccttgtagttcttgagtagatgttgaaaatgtgaaaagtttacggacagacggacggacagacggacgacagacaaaatgtgatcagaatagctcacttgagctttcagctcaggtgagctaaaaaatgcaaaaatatgcaatattttgccaaaaaatgactaggttccaaagctggtattttttttttaattatcagaaatcaaaatcctagcaatatgcacacctctgatatatgtacaatcgATCTGCAAATTaacaacttcctattttgaaaactgtaggaggagttttctgtacaatgagggtatcctatatgcaatattttgccaaaaaaagactacgttcaaaagctggtatttttttcataaattatcagaaataaaaatcctagcaatatgcacacctctgatatatgtacaatcgatctgcaaaagaacaacttcctattttgaaaactgtaggaggagttttctgtacaatgagggtatcctatatgcaatattttgccaaaaaaagactaagttcaaaagctggtatttttttcataaattatcagaaatcaaaatcctagttATATGCACAACTCTGATATATgcacaattgatctgcaaaagaacaacttcctatcttgaaaactgtaggagacgttatctgtacaatgagggtacccttttggcagccgcccacctgcccgccattttcaccatctTAATAAcgggatttttccgttggaaaacccggttaaaaaaaaCACTAGCTGACATCTGACATGTTGAACTTTCATATAAGTATATCATTCAAATCACAAAAAACAATCTCTGATATAatgttaatatatgtacatgtactgtgtatATATACTAAGCTTCACTTTTTTCAAAttctgataaataaaaataaagtaaatcaactttaattttgtagtagaaatttttaaaagaaagttcagagcacttaatttttgtttgcaaaaatttgttttgagaaCCACAATAGTCATGAAAATGTGTTGTTGTGTATCACTTTGATATAAGCAGTTATCACTTGACGACAAATGAAACCTTTATTTTGCAGAACCCATACATCCATGACAGTGTCTTGTACCTGCAGTAAATACTTTTCCAGCTGCCGACAGGACCACTACTCTGCAGTCCTTATCTGTGGACAATTTCTGGAAACATTCTCTGCACTCTCTGAAATGAACTCTAACTTAATACATACTGTAAAAGCACATGCAATCAATCATTTGAAATACCATAAACTAACTTTAATTCGGGAGCGAGAATATAATTGTGAGGTTTGCGAGAGCCTCATCGTTACAAATATCAGCTCTCACAATGAACAAGTCCTTTTTGTATAGTTGTTAAAACAACAAGGGTCTGGAAGGACTTAGTTGCGAAAATTAGTTGTTGCAAACTAATTATTCCCCAGTAAATTGCAAAATGAAGTtgatgcaaataaaagttggtttacggttaatttaaaagttttcaatCAAGACTAAACAGataattacttttttcttttgattagtATTAGAACCagtttaacaagagcttggactttgggtagttgtgttaaacagcattgtgacgtaggcctgtctatttcattgctggccattcagccatggctctttgaaattaacacgatttgtctggcttttgagataagactacgcaatcgtgTTTATTTTGCTTATTTAACTTGtcttgacgcaagaaatagatggttacatcctactgaaagtccaaatgttaaaatggttctagaaATTGATGAACCTCCCACAGccttccattaaaaaaaatatttcaatgatgGTTTTAAAGTTGTATGAGCAGAGTATAAgggttttctctctctctctctctctctctctctctctctctctctctctctctctgttccaCAAGTAAACCTATTTATTAGATCTACTGAGTCTATCTTTGCCAGAAATTTTAAGCAAAATTGATTTGAATCCGAGTTGGGATGGGGTATCATTTGACAGTTCTTTCAGGTAAGACAGTAGAAGCAGATTCACAGGAAAAATTGGTGTATTTCGTAAACTCTACAGTGATTTTCAATCATGTATGAGtactttaattatatataattataatggcTGATTTTACCTCCAGAATGCTCGATTCATAGCATTCAGCTTCTTCGGTCTGTTCATCTCCACTTGTACAACAAACTCTCTTGGTCGTGTCACATTTAAGGTCTCAAACTTGTATTGCTCAGCTGTATCCGACATTTTCCTGGCTTCACTCATAAGTAATTGTATATGACCTTGtaataaatcaaattcatgattttgaatTAACAAGAACCTGAGAGCCAACTgagtacatatataattatatataaagtgTACATATTAAATGGAGTAAAAGATATACATGGAGGTAAAAATTAACAGCTCTAGATCATCATAATACCGTATATGCCATATAAGTGAGATTGAAAGTCATTAACTCTTTATGGGAAAGaaacttttcatattaaaaGAATCTTTGTCAATTTATGGGACATGCACTAATGGAATGATATCTTGTCAGTTGGCTAAAGGAATTCGACCCTTTCGTACCTCCCCAATACTTTTGGGTGAATATTGGCATAGATTCAAGCTTTGATTTAGCTAGGTGATCATGCAACTGTGACAGATGTGTACATTGGCTCAGTACTGTGACACTTCTACTAGCACTAGCTTATGGGTTAACCCTTTGGCTCAGTCGGTAGAGCGTTGGTTTTTAAACGAAAGGGTCTTGGGTTTGAGCCTTGTTGTGGTCATTCCCAACCTCTTCTATAATTACATAATCATGCAATATGGTATGAAGAGGCTGAATTCTACAGACTTTGTTTTGATTGTATTACACTTTGTAAAGACATTGTGAAAACCATGTACATATAACAGTGACATTCATCACCTacattattctcttttgagaagtggacaggcatagtcCACTTCTCAAAGAGAATACACCTACATGTGACCTAgttttacatttgcaaatattaaacaataaaggtACACCAAACATgtaaaatacaggtacatggTCTACAGTACGTGAACTCAATTGCATGCTTTCCTGCTGATTGAAAACTTGCACAAGTTTTATGTGACGTAAAATGCAtctttttaacacatatttatAGAGAACTGTAGCATCTAGGACGTTtatgctcattttttttttcagaccaggagctacaaTTAAGCAGCTACTGGTTGCTGTAGTATGAAACATGCAAACACCTATGTTGAAGATGTTTCTATAATTCTATACAAAACACACAACATAAATTATAACGTACCACCGACTTTTCTTTGAAGAATGTTTCTTGAACGTAGAAACCGAAACGGCCACGAGTGAACTTTGGAcatgttgtaaaaaataaaacaaagtgaaaatgaaagtagggtCACATTTATGAATGGTCGTACatagttgacaatggtttttctAAGACCAcgtttattttcattcaaaattaagataAGTTTATGTTCGTATTTTTATGACATTTCATTGCAgaatattctttttcttttcattttttgttatcaaCAACTATGTGTAAGagttaacaaacaaacaaatcaaaatgaaagtagACTACAAAACAATAACATAACGGAttggttataaaactttttggtGTAAAAAAACAATGAGTGTATGGAAATACGTCACAGCAGGTTGTGTTGTCGCTCTTTCAATAATGGCTATGAGAAAATTGTCAAAGGTTTACCAGGTTTACAAGCGCGGAATGGCTCTTTGTGGTGGAGAATTGAAGGGCAAAACTGCAATTATAACCGGGGCAAACTGTGGTATAGGAAGAGCCACGGCTTTGGAGTTGGCAAAAAGACAAGCTCGTGTCATTTTAGCTTGCAGGAGTGAAGAAAAAGGCAAAGCGGCTATATCAGACATTAAGAGATTCACAAAGAATGGCGATTTAGTCTACAAACATCTTGATCTAGAATCATTGAAATCGGTCAGGGAATTTTGCAGTGACATAATTGAAAATGAGCCGCAGttagatattttgattaataatgCAGCTGTTATGAATCATCCCTATGTTCAAACGGAAGATAAGATAGAAATTAACATGAGTGTCAACCATTTTGGACCCTTCTTGCTCACAAACCTTCTCCTCGAATTGCTGAAAAAATCATCACCAAGTAGGATCATTTTTGTCTCTTCTGCTCTGCATAAATATGGAACAGTTGATTTAGAAAATTTCCAGAACCAGCAGAAAAAGCCATATGCAGATAGCAAGCTTGCAAATGTGTATTTTGCACGAGAGCTTGCGGAGAGGCTGAAGAATACAGAAGTAGCTGTGCATACAATACACCCTGGCATGGTGAATACAGAACTATCAAGACACTCTGTTCCGCAGGCCTTGAACTTTATAGTGAATCCCATTAAGTTTCTTTTACTTCCTTCTGCTATAGAAGGCTCGCAAGGTATTGTTCATCTTGCGACTGCTAATCTAGGAAAGGACACTGGAAAATATTATGGTAAAACTGGTCAGGAGGAAAAATGGCCCGATATTTCTGCTGATACTGCTGTTTGGAAAAAGCTTTGGGATGTCAGTGAGAAAATTACTAACCAAAATTCTcaataaataatgcaatattttacttctttcta is part of the Crassostrea angulata isolate pt1a10 chromosome 3, ASM2561291v2, whole genome shotgun sequence genome and encodes:
- the LOC128177044 gene encoding retinol dehydrogenase 14-like, yielding MSVWKYVTAGCVVALSIMAMRKLSKVYQVYKRGMALCGGELKGKTAIITGANCGIGRATALELAKRQARVILACRSEEKGKAAISDIKRFTKNGDLVYKHLDLESLKSVREFCSDIIENEPQLDILINNAAVMNHPYVQTEDKIEINMSVNHFGPFLLTNLLLELLKKSSPSRIIFVSSALHKYGTVDLENFQNQQKKPYADSKLANVYFARELAERLKNTEVAVHTIHPGMVNTELSRHSVPQALNFIVNPIKFLLLPSAIEGSQGIVHLATANLGKDTGKYYGKTGQEEKWPDISADTAVWKKLWDVSEKITNQNSQ